The Pseudarthrobacter defluvii DNA window GCTGGCCATCATCGGCCTGGGGACCGGCAGCTGGAACACGGCCTCCAATGTGGAGGGCGCCGCGGTGGAACGGGCGGTGGGCCGGCACATCATGCCGCGGCTCCACGGCGCGTTCAGCCTGGGCACGGTTGCCGGCGCCGGACTGGGTGCCCTTGCTGCGGCAATCTCGCTGCCCGTGCTTTGGCACCTGGCGGCGGCCGGGGTGGTGGTGGCCGTGTCCGTGGCGACGGCGGCCTCCCGGTTCCGTGCCGACATCACTCCGGTCGCGGGGGAGCGAACCTACGCGCAGGACAACTTCGAGGACCCCACGACGGGCCCCATTCCCGTGATTCCTGCCGGAACCACGGGAGAGGCGCCCCTGGACAACAAGCGCAGGATCGCCCAGGCGTGGCGGGACCGGCGGACCCTGCTGCTGGGGGTCCTGGTGCTGGGCCTCGCCCTGGCCGAGGGCGCGGCGGGGGACTGGGTGGCACTGGCCCTGGCGGACGGCCACGGACAGAGCGATGCAGCGGGGGCTGCCGGTTATGGCCTCTTTGTCACGTTCATGACAATTGGCCGGTTCGCGGGAACGCCGTTGCTGGATCGGTTCGGGCGGGGTGCCCGTCATGCGCTGGTGCGCGGCTGCCGCCGTCGCGGGACTGGGAATTTTTGTTTTCGCCCCGGTCCCGTGGCTGGCCTACGTTGGCCTGGTTGCCTGGGGCCTGGGTGCATCACTGGGATTCCCGGTGGGCATGTCCGCTGCGGCTGATGATCCTGCCAAGGCTGCCGCCAGGGTGTCGGTGGTGTCCACCATCGGCTACGGGGCGTTCCTGTGCGGGCCGCCGCTGCTGGGCCTGCTGGCCGAGCACGTGGGCATCCTGCATTCACTCCTGGCCGTCATGGTGATGCTGGCCGTGAGCTTCGTGCTGTCGCCGGTGGCCCGGAAGGCTGACTAGCTTTCCCTTGTATTGTTGACGGGTGACTCCCACGCTGCTTTCCACCCTGACCACCTCCGCCGTCGGCGGCCCCGCCGGAAAATTCATCGAGGCGCGCACCGAGGCTGAGATCATTGACGCCGTCCGCTCTGCTGATGCCGCCGGGGAACAGGTGTTGATCATCAGTGGCGGGTCCAACCTTTTGGTGTCCGACGACGGGTTCCCCGGGACCGTTGTCAGGATCGCCTCCGAGGGCTTCACGGTCAACGCCGAGGACTCCTGCGGGGGAGTGGCTGTGGTGGTGCAGGCCGGCCACAACTGGGACAAGCTCGTGGAGCACGCGGTTCGCCACGCCTGGTCCGGGATAGAGGCTCTGTCCGGCATACCCGGCTCAACCGGCGCCACTCCCGTGCAGAACGTGGGTGCCTACGGCGCGGAAGTCTCCCAGACCATCGCCGCCGTCCGCACCTGGGACCGCCAGCGGAACGCGGTTCAGACTTTCACCAACTCCGAGCTGAAGTTCGGCTACCGGGACTCCATCCTCAAGCAGACCACGGTCAATGGCTCGCCCCGGTACGTGGTGCTCACCGTGGAGTTCCAGCTGCCGCTGGGGCGGATGAGTGCCCCAATCCGGTACGCCGAACTGGCCCGCGTCCTCGGCGTGGAAGTGGGCAAGCGTGCCTACGCCAACGACGTCCGCCGGGAGGTACTCCGGCTGCGCGGCTCCAAGGGCATGGTGTGGGACGCCGCGGACCGGGACACGTACTCCACCGGCTCCTTCTTCACCAACCCGATTGTTCCCGCCGACGTGGCGGACAAGCTGCCGGAAGCGGCGCCCCGCTACCCAGCCGGGCAGGACGGGCTGGTGAAACTGTCGGCAGCGTGGCTGATAGACCAGGCAGGCTTCGGCAAGGGCTTCGGCCGTGAACCGGATGGCGTGGCCGGCGGCCGCGCTTCCCTGTCCACCAAGCACACGCTGGCGATTACCAACCGCGGCTCCGCCAGCGCCGCTGACATGGTGGCTGTCGCGCGGGAGGTGCGCGCCGGCGTCGAACGCCAGTTTGGAATTTCGCTGCACCCTGAGCCCCTGCTGATCGGCCTGGATCTCTAAAGCGCCGCTGTCCGCCTGCTGCAGGCGGGCCTAGGATGGGCGCATGGCTGCAGTAGGTGTCCTCCGCGACGGCAGGATGATGGGACGGCTTCGGCTGGCGTCCCAGCGGCTTGGCGGGAACGTGGCCACCTCCACTCCGGAGCTGGTCCGCTGGATGACCGCCATGCAGGCACAGGACCTGTCGGCGGCCCTGTGGGCGGTGGGGGTCCGCGTGCCGGGCGCGGGAATCACTGATGTACGGGCCGCCATCGATTCCGGGACTGTGGTGCGGTCCTGGCCCATGCGTGGGACGCTGCATTTGGTGGCACCCGAAGACTTGCGGTGGATGCTGGACCTCACAGCCGAGCGGCTCACCAGGAGCATCGCGGCCCGCCACCGGCAGCTGGACATTGCGTGGTCCGACGTCGAAAAGGCCCGCGACCTGGCGCTGGACCGCATCCTGGCCGACGGTCCCATCAGCCGAGCCGGGCTGTTCAAGGTGTTCGACGCCGGAGGCCAGCCGACGCAGGGACAGCGGGGGATCCATCTCCTGGGTTCGCTGTGCCGGCACGGGTGGCTGGTGCTGGGGCCCCTTGCCGGGAACCAGCAGCTGATCGCCGCGTTCGACGAATGGATTCCGGCATCGCGGAACCTGGAGCGGGAGCAGGCCATGGCGGAGTTTCTGCTCCGGTACTTCCGCAGCCACGGACCGGCCACGCTCCGCGATTTCGCCTGGTGGACACAGCTGCCGCTGACCGAGGTGCGGCAGGCGTTTGGGCACGTCCGGCACGAGCTGGTGGAAGTGGAGTTTGAGGGGACCAGCTATTGGCTGTCACCTGATGTGGCGGCCCTCGTGGACTCCGGGCTCCCCGGCGGCCGGGCTGTCCACCTGCTGCCCGGTTTTGATGAGTTTGTCCTGGGCTACACGGACCGCAGCCTCGTCCTGGCACCGGAGCACTCCGACCTGATCGTGCCCGGCGGGAACGGTGTTTTCAAGAAGACGGTGGTTGCGGCGGGGAAGGTGATTGGCACCTGGGCCCTGCAGGGCACGGGGCCGGCCGCCGCCGTCGTACCCGAGCTCTTTGACCAAGCCCGCCCGCTTGGTCCGGCAGCGCAGGCGGCCCTGGCCCGGGCAGCCCAGCGGTACAGGACGTTCCTGGCCACCTGACGCCCGCTTCCGTCCCGCATAGGCGGCCCTGCCCCGCATAACCGGTGCCGGGCAGCAACGGTTTTGCGAGGGAGGGCCGCTCGTTTCGGTCGCCGTCCACATAGCGGCGTTCCGTGCTGCCGCTGCCGGCGTCCGCCGTCGATTCTTGAACCATGAAACGCGATGAGGTGCGAGCCCTGGTCGATGATCGATGGCCGGAACAAGCAGTGGCTTCAACCCGCCAGTTGGCGGCTGCGGGGCTGGATGATCGTGTGGTGGCTGCGGCCGTGAAGAGCCGTGCTCTGCTCCGGTTGCGGCGAGGAGCCTACGTCCGCAGTATGCATTGGCATAGCCTCAAGCCGTGGGACCGGGACCACCTCCACCTGGTGGCGCATTTCGAGTCGACGCATGGCCGGGCCCGATACAGCCATGTGAGTGGGGCACTGCTGCATGGCTTTTTTGTCTTCGGCAGCGTATCCGCAGTGCACGTGACAACGAGCTACTCCAATTCGAGGGCAAGCGCAGCCAAGAATGTCCGGACACACAAGCTGCCACTGACACAAGCTGAACTGGCCTCATTGTGGACGCCCGACGGTCGAGAAATCTTCACCACCAGTCCCGAAAGAACGGTGTTGGACTGCGCCCGGATCCTGCCCCTGGACAACGCTGCGGTGATCGGTGACCATGCGCTACGCAAAGGAGCGTCCATGGAGGCCATGCGGCAGTTGCTGAACGATAGTGGGGTCACGCGTGGAGGCAGGCGGGCCCTGGACCTGTTGAATGTCCTGGATGGCCGATCCGAATCCGCAGGGGAGACACGGACAAGGCTGCTGTTGCATTCTCTTGGCCTGCGTATGTTCGAGCCACAGGTAGAAATCCCTACCCGTGAGGGGCTTTTCCGGGCAGATTTCGCGGACCCCGGGTCCCGGGTGATCATCGAGTTCGACGGCGCCGCCAAGTACACGGACTACAAGCCGACGGCAGATGTGCTTCTCGCGGAGCGGCGACGGGAGAACGCATTGCAGGAGCTGGGGTGGACCTTCTTCAGGATCAACTGGAAAGCCCTGGACCGGCCGGGCGAGCTGCAGCAGAGACTCTTTGCGTTTCTGGCACAGCAAAAGCGGCCCCGGCCCGTATAACCGGTGGCGGGCAGCAACGGTTATGCGGGCAAGGGCCGCTCATGTAACAGCTGTGGGCCTACAGGTTGCCGGTGGCGATGTTGAGCATGCGGCGCAGCGGCTCGGCGGCGCCCCACAGGAGCTGGTCGCCCACAGTGAAGGCGCTGATGTACTGGGGGCCCATCTCCATCTTGCGGATGCGGCCCACCGGGATGTCCAGGGTGCCGGACGCGGCAACCGGGGTCAGTTCGGCCATGGAGGCTTCCTTGGTGTTCGGAACCACCTTGGCCCACTGGTTGTCCTCGTCCAGCAGCTTCTCGATCTCGGCCACGGACAGGTCCTCACGGAGCTTCAGTGTGAGGGCCTGGGAGTGGGAGCGCATGGCGCCGATCCGGACGCAGAGGCCGTCCATGATCACGTGGTTTTCCTCGGAGGTGCCCAGGATCTTGTTGGTCTCAACGCCGGCCTTCCACTCTTCCTTGGACTGCCCGTTGCCCAGGTCGGCGTCGATCCAGGGGATCAGGGAGCCGGCCAGGGGGACGCCGAACTGGGTGGCGTCGATGCCGGTGCGCTGGTGGGCCAGGACCTTGCGGTCAATGTCCAGGATGGCCGACGCCGGGTCGTCCAGTTCCGTGCTGACCTCGGCGTTGAGCGTGCCGAACTGGCTGAGGAGCTCACGCATGTGCCGGGCGCCGCCGCCCGAGGCAGCCTGGTAGGTCATGGAGGTTCCCCACTCGACCAGGCCATTCTTGAACAGGCCGCCCAGGCCCATGAGCATGCAGGAAACGGTGCAGTTGCCGCCGATGAAGTCCTTGGTGCCGTTGACCAGGCCCTTGTCGATGACGTCGCGGTTGATGGGGTCCAGCACGATGATCGAGTCGTCGTTCATGCGCAGCGTGGAGGCGGCGTCGATCCAGAGGCCGTCCCAGCCGCGGCTGCGCAGGTCGCCGTGGACCTGCTTGGTGTAGTCGCCGCCCTGGGCGGTGACGATGATGGGCAGCTTGGCCAGGGTGTCGAGGTCGAACGCGTTCTCGAGCTTGCCGGCGCCGTCAGCGAACGACGGCGCGGCACCTCCCGCGTTGGAGGTGGAGAAGAACACCGGGTTGATGTTGGCGAAGTCGCCCTCGTCCTGCATGCGCTGCATGAGGACGGAACCGACCATGCCGCGCCATCCGACCAGGCCGACGGAGGGGGTAGCTGCTGTAGTCATTCGTCCAGTTTAGACTTCGCATCCGGAGGGCGCAGTCGGTTACGTCACGCCGGAGGCAGCTTGGGAAGGTACGACGGCGGCAGGCGCTGAGGCCCTGGTGTCACGGCGGCGCGTTGCCATGCAGGTCCTAATCCCAATCCAACTGGCGGGCACTGGGTTCAGGGATGCCCCGTTCCGCCCGCAAGCGTTTTGCCCTTGAAGACACCTTCGCCATTCGAACGGCGTAAAGGACGCCGGCCACTCCTAACACGGTCAGGAATAGGGCGTCCCACAACGGGCCTTGACCCCTGCTCGTAGGTCCTGCCACCAGCCAGATGGAGACGACCGCAACGGCAGCGAAGACAACCGCCAACACCAGGAAACCGAAGGCAGACCTAACCTGAGGATGTGAGCTGGCGCTCACCACCCCGAGTTCGTCCTTCGCATAGCTGTACAAGTCACCGTTCACAGTGTGGAACAGGACTCTCTTTTCCCCGCGCTCCAGCGCCTTTTCGTGTTCGGCGCGGACTTGGTCGTCGCGGTTGGAGCCATTGCCCGTGTTGTTGCCCGGAATGCGGTTCTGCACCTTAGTCCTGTCGGATTGATCGGATGTGATCCATGACCTGGCCGTCTGTGAGGCCTGTAATTTCCTGGATGGGTGCGGA harbors:
- a CDS encoding winged helix DNA-binding domain-containing protein, which gives rise to MAAVGVLRDGRMMGRLRLASQRLGGNVATSTPELVRWMTAMQAQDLSAALWAVGVRVPGAGITDVRAAIDSGTVVRSWPMRGTLHLVAPEDLRWMLDLTAERLTRSIAARHRQLDIAWSDVEKARDLALDRILADGPISRAGLFKVFDAGGQPTQGQRGIHLLGSLCRHGWLVLGPLAGNQQLIAAFDEWIPASRNLEREQAMAEFLLRYFRSHGPATLRDFAWWTQLPLTEVRQAFGHVRHELVEVEFEGTSYWLSPDVAALVDSGLPGGRAVHLLPGFDEFVLGYTDRSLVLAPEHSDLIVPGGNGVFKKTVVAAGKVIGTWALQGTGPAAAVVPELFDQARPLGPAAQAALARAAQRYRTFLAT
- a CDS encoding type IV toxin-antitoxin system AbiEi family antitoxin domain-containing protein, yielding MKRDEVRALVDDRWPEQAVASTRQLAAAGLDDRVVAAAVKSRALLRLRRGAYVRSMHWHSLKPWDRDHLHLVAHFESTHGRARYSHVSGALLHGFFVFGSVSAVHVTTSYSNSRASAAKNVRTHKLPLTQAELASLWTPDGREIFTTSPERTVLDCARILPLDNAAVIGDHALRKGASMEAMRQLLNDSGVTRGGRRALDLLNVLDGRSESAGETRTRLLLHSLGLRMFEPQVEIPTREGLFRADFADPGSRVIIEFDGAAKYTDYKPTADVLLAERRRENALQELGWTFFRINWKALDRPGELQQRLFAFLAQQKRPRPV
- the asd gene encoding aspartate-semialdehyde dehydrogenase, coding for MTTAATPSVGLVGWRGMVGSVLMQRMQDEGDFANINPVFFSTSNAGGAAPSFADGAGKLENAFDLDTLAKLPIIVTAQGGDYTKQVHGDLRSRGWDGLWIDAASTLRMNDDSIIVLDPINRDVIDKGLVNGTKDFIGGNCTVSCMLMGLGGLFKNGLVEWGTSMTYQAASGGGARHMRELLSQFGTLNAEVSTELDDPASAILDIDRKVLAHQRTGIDATQFGVPLAGSLIPWIDADLGNGQSKEEWKAGVETNKILGTSEENHVIMDGLCVRIGAMRSHSQALTLKLREDLSVAEIEKLLDEDNQWAKVVPNTKEASMAELTPVAASGTLDIPVGRIRKMEMGPQYISAFTVGDQLLWGAAEPLRRMLNIATGNL
- a CDS encoding UDP-N-acetylmuramate dehydrogenase, whose translation is MTPTLLSTLTTSAVGGPAGKFIEARTEAEIIDAVRSADAAGEQVLIISGGSNLLVSDDGFPGTVVRIASEGFTVNAEDSCGGVAVVVQAGHNWDKLVEHAVRHAWSGIEALSGIPGSTGATPVQNVGAYGAEVSQTIAAVRTWDRQRNAVQTFTNSELKFGYRDSILKQTTVNGSPRYVVLTVEFQLPLGRMSAPIRYAELARVLGVEVGKRAYANDVRREVLRLRGSKGMVWDAADRDTYSTGSFFTNPIVPADVADKLPEAAPRYPAGQDGLVKLSAAWLIDQAGFGKGFGREPDGVAGGRASLSTKHTLAITNRGSASAADMVAVAREVRAGVERQFGISLHPEPLLIGLDL